One Ricinus communis isolate WT05 ecotype wild-type chromosome 7, ASM1957865v1, whole genome shotgun sequence genomic region harbors:
- the LOC8267258 gene encoding methylesterase 10, giving the protein MESGKHFVLVHGACHGAWCWYKLVTMLKLAGHHVTALDLGASGIDPRRLDEITYISDYSQPLMEFMASLPQDTRIVLVGHSYAGLCISLAMENFPEKILVAVFVSAYMPSFSSPPGNLIQEYFKRTSAEPSMDCQFTFAKGIENPPTSAIFGPEYMKIKMYQYCKPEDLELAKMLIRPTGLFYEDFANNSMLTEVKFGSVCRAFIVCEEDEVMTEEFQQFMIKNSPPQEVKVIKEAGHMVMLSKPKELCLCMEEIADKYSK; this is encoded by the exons ATGGAAAGTGGGAAACACTTCGTTTTAGTTCATGGAGCTTGCCATGGAGCATGGTGCTGGTACAAGCTTGTAACTATGCTCAAACTAGCCGGCCACCATGTGACTGCCTTGGACCTTGGTGCTTCAGGTATTGACCCAAGGCGGCTTGATGAGATTACATACATTTCAGATTACTCGCAGCCTTTAATGGAGTTCATGGCTTCTCTTCCTCAGGATACGAGAATTGTTTTGGTTGGTCATAGCTATGCTGGTCTATGTATTTCTCTAGCCATGGAGAACTTTCCTGAGAAAATTTTGGTTGCAGTTTTTGTTTCAGCTTATATGCCTTCTTTCAGCTCTCCACCAGGAAATCTCATACAAGAA TACTTCAAAAGAACTTCAGCGGAGCCATCAATGGATTGCCAATTTACGTTTGCTAAAGGAATAGAAAATCCTCCAACTTCAGCAATCTTTGGTCCAGAATACATGAAAATAAAGATGTATCAGTACTGCAAACCTGAG GATCTTGAACTAGCTAAGATGCTGATAAGACCAACTGGGTTATTTTATGAGGATTTTGCCAATAATTCTATGCTAACAGAAGTGAAATTCGGGTCGGTCTGTCGGGCTTTTATAGTTTGTGAAGAAGATGAAGTGATGACGGAAGAATTTCAGCAATTCATGATCAAGAATAGCCCACCTCAAGAAGTGAAAGTGATCAAGGAAGCTGGTCATATGGTGATGCTTTCAAAGCCTAAAGAGCTTTGCCTATGCATGGAAGAGATTGCTGACAAGTATAGTAAATAG